Proteins co-encoded in one Christiangramia fulva genomic window:
- a CDS encoding DUF4136 domain-containing protein — translation MRFLKITPVLLLFTLLITSCSSVQVASDYDREANFDNYKTYAFFKPGIDKAEISDLDKKRILRAIEDEMQEKGLTKSENPDLLVSIFTKTNENINIYQNNYPYWGYGWGWSPWYWGAGYNNVNRTSEGTLYIDLIDASDKELVWQGMGTAALAREVNRKQERINEIVSEIMEKYPPGKKNE, via the coding sequence ATGAGATTTCTTAAAATTACACCAGTTCTGCTACTGTTTACACTGCTCATTACATCGTGCAGCTCAGTGCAGGTAGCTTCCGACTATGACCGCGAAGCAAATTTCGACAACTACAAGACCTATGCGTTTTTTAAACCTGGAATCGACAAAGCTGAGATTTCAGACCTCGACAAAAAAAGGATCTTACGGGCGATCGAAGACGAAATGCAGGAAAAAGGATTGACAAAATCTGAAAATCCAGACCTGTTGGTAAGCATTTTTACCAAGACCAATGAAAATATTAATATCTATCAGAACAATTATCCTTACTGGGGTTATGGCTGGGGCTGGAGCCCATGGTACTGGGGAGCAGGTTATAACAATGTAAACCGTACCAGCGAAGGAACCCTTTATATAGATTTAATAGACGCCTCTGACAAGGAACTGGTATGGCAGGGAATGGGAACCGCCGCCCTCGCCAGGGAAGTGAACCGCAAGCAGGAACGCATTAATGAGATCGTCTCTGAGATTATGGAAAAATATCCTCCGGGAAAAAAGAATGAATAA
- a CDS encoding urocanate hydratase, protein MNFKEQILEGIPDELPKARPYDESVNHAPKRKEILDDEEKKLALENALRYFDKKHHKTLLPEFREELEKYGRIYMYRFKPDYDFYARPLEEYPGKSIQAKAIMLMIQNNLDPAVAQHPDELITYGGNGAVFQNWAQYRLTMKYLATMDENQTLAMYSGHPMGLFPSHPNAPRVVVTNGMMIPNYSKPDDWEKFNALGVTQYGQMTAGSYMYIGPQGIVHGTTITVLNAGRKISKAGEDLSGKLFVTSGLGGMSGAQPKAGNIAGCITICAEVNPKAIQTRHSQGWVDEVIEDLGSLAERVKKAKENKQVISIAYHGNIVEVWEYFAEKDIYIDLGSDQTSLHNPWAGGYYPVALTFEEAQEMMASDPDQFKEKVRESLRRQAAAINKHTAKGTYFFDYGNAFLLEASRAGANIMKEDGKTFKYPSYVQDIMGPMCFDYGFGPFRWVCTSGKDEDLQKTDEIAASVLEELMKNSPEEIRQQMQDNIQWIKGARENKLVVGSKARILYADAEGRIKIAKAFNDAIAKREIGPIVLGRDHHDVSGTDSPFRETSNIYDGSSFTADMAIQNVIGDSFRGATWVSIHNGGGVGWGEVINGGFGMILEGNSASEERLKSMLFWDVNNGIARRSWARNQDAVFTAKRAMELNPQLKLTLPNMVDQRLFDE, encoded by the coding sequence ATGAACTTCAAAGAACAGATACTGGAAGGAATTCCTGATGAGTTACCAAAAGCCAGGCCTTATGACGAATCGGTAAACCACGCGCCAAAGCGAAAAGAGATTCTGGATGATGAAGAAAAGAAACTGGCACTCGAGAATGCCTTGCGATATTTTGATAAAAAGCACCATAAAACACTTTTACCTGAATTCAGGGAAGAACTGGAAAAATACGGCCGCATTTATATGTACCGTTTTAAGCCTGACTATGATTTCTATGCAAGACCTTTAGAGGAATATCCCGGAAAAAGCATCCAGGCCAAGGCGATTATGCTGATGATCCAGAACAACCTTGATCCTGCCGTGGCACAGCATCCCGATGAATTGATCACTTACGGCGGAAATGGGGCGGTTTTTCAGAACTGGGCACAATACAGGCTGACCATGAAATACCTGGCGACGATGGACGAAAATCAAACGCTGGCGATGTATTCCGGTCACCCAATGGGACTTTTTCCTTCGCATCCAAACGCTCCCCGGGTGGTGGTGACCAACGGAATGATGATCCCTAATTATTCCAAACCTGACGACTGGGAGAAGTTCAATGCTCTGGGGGTCACCCAATACGGACAAATGACGGCTGGTAGTTATATGTATATTGGTCCGCAGGGAATCGTTCACGGCACCACCATCACTGTTTTGAATGCCGGCCGAAAAATATCAAAAGCAGGAGAAGATCTTAGCGGAAAATTATTTGTGACCTCAGGTCTTGGCGGAATGAGTGGTGCTCAGCCCAAAGCCGGAAATATAGCCGGTTGTATTACTATTTGCGCGGAAGTGAATCCCAAGGCGATTCAAACACGGCATTCCCAGGGCTGGGTAGATGAAGTGATCGAAGATCTGGGATCTTTAGCCGAAAGGGTAAAAAAGGCCAAAGAGAATAAGCAAGTGATTTCCATCGCTTACCACGGAAACATCGTGGAGGTATGGGAGTATTTTGCTGAAAAAGATATTTATATCGACCTGGGAAGTGACCAGACGTCGCTGCATAATCCCTGGGCCGGAGGTTATTACCCGGTAGCCCTAACTTTTGAAGAAGCACAGGAGATGATGGCATCCGATCCTGATCAATTTAAAGAAAAAGTAAGGGAAAGTCTGCGGCGACAGGCGGCCGCTATCAATAAACATACGGCAAAAGGCACTTATTTCTTTGATTATGGAAATGCTTTCCTTCTTGAGGCTTCCCGTGCAGGCGCCAATATTATGAAGGAAGACGGAAAAACTTTCAAATATCCGAGCTATGTGCAGGATATTATGGGCCCCATGTGTTTTGATTACGGTTTCGGCCCTTTCCGGTGGGTTTGTACTTCGGGAAAAGATGAGGACCTTCAGAAAACGGATGAGATCGCCGCCTCGGTTTTAGAAGAGCTGATGAAAAATTCTCCGGAAGAAATACGCCAGCAGATGCAGGATAATATCCAGTGGATCAAAGGAGCAAGAGAAAACAAGCTGGTAGTAGGTTCAAAAGCAAGGATCCTATACGCTGATGCCGAAGGCCGAATTAAGATCGCCAAAGCTTTTAACGATGCCATCGCAAAAAGAGAAATTGGCCCAATAGTTCTTGGCCGCGATCATCACGATGTTTCAGGAACCGATTCACCTTTCCGTGAAACCTCCAATATTTATGATGGTTCCAGCTTTACGGCAGACATGGCCATACAAAATGTGATTGGTGACAGCTTTCGAGGGGCTACCTGGGTAAGCATCCATAACGGCGGCGGAGTTGGTTGGGGTGAAGTTATCAACGGCGGCTTCGGCATGATTCTTGAAGGTAATTCAGCATCAGAAGAGCGCCTGAAATCCATGTTATTCTGGGATGTCAATAACGGGATCGCCAGAAGATCATGGGCCAGGAACCAGGATGCTGTTTTTACCGCGAAAAGAGCAATGGAGCTCAATCCGCAGTTAAAACTCACCCTACCCAATATGGTGGATCAGCGCCTTTTTGATGAATGA
- a CDS encoding DUF5522 domain-containing protein — protein MNFQKKRIPLEEGDYYLTPEGYRCFTEQYLLKRGYCCESGCRHCPYGYNKKTNRQE, from the coding sequence ATGAATTTTCAGAAAAAAAGAATACCACTCGAAGAAGGTGATTATTATCTTACTCCTGAGGGATATCGCTGCTTTACGGAGCAATATCTTCTGAAAAGAGGCTACTGCTGCGAGAGCGGATGCCGGCATTGCCCGTACGGATATAATAAAAAAACAAACCGACAAGAATAA
- a CDS encoding 1-aminocyclopropane-1-carboxylate deaminase/D-cysteine desulfhydrase — protein sequence MPNFFHIHEAEIPNQFIRKFPGNIELWIKREDLLHEQVSGNKFRKLKYNLIVAEKLGYERLLSFGGAHSNHIAALAAAGKLANFETIGIIRGEELEFQEEKWSHTLKFARTCGMNFKFVSRSEYREKNTETFQKKLKAEFGQFYLIPEGGTNELAIKGCEEILKAEDENFNFIAVSVGTGGTISGLINSSAAHQKILGFPALKTDYLRQEVENHVNKSNWELILNYHFGGYAKTNAELIAFLNQFYKDYQIKLDPVYTGKLVFGIFDLIKKGYFPSDSKILAIHTGGLQGIEGMNQMLKKKKMPQINY from the coding sequence ATGCCCAATTTCTTTCATATTCATGAAGCTGAAATTCCCAATCAGTTTATTCGGAAATTTCCCGGAAATATTGAATTATGGATAAAAAGGGAAGATTTGCTGCATGAGCAGGTTTCTGGAAATAAATTCAGAAAACTGAAATATAATCTCATCGTAGCTGAAAAGCTAGGCTATGAAAGGCTTCTCAGCTTTGGTGGCGCACATTCCAATCATATCGCGGCTCTGGCAGCAGCCGGAAAATTGGCAAATTTCGAAACTATAGGTATTATAAGAGGAGAGGAGCTGGAATTTCAGGAAGAAAAATGGAGCCACACCCTTAAATTTGCCAGAACCTGCGGAATGAACTTCAAATTTGTAAGTAGAAGTGAGTATCGTGAAAAAAATACCGAAACCTTTCAGAAAAAATTAAAGGCTGAATTTGGCCAATTTTACCTAATCCCGGAAGGTGGTACTAATGAACTGGCGATTAAAGGTTGCGAGGAGATTTTAAAAGCTGAGGATGAAAATTTTAATTTTATAGCCGTGAGTGTGGGTACAGGTGGCACCATCAGCGGACTCATAAATTCTTCCGCTGCACATCAAAAAATTCTTGGATTTCCTGCCTTAAAAACTGATTATTTGCGGCAAGAAGTTGAAAACCATGTGAATAAGTCTAACTGGGAGCTCATACTAAACTATCATTTTGGCGGTTATGCAAAGACAAACGCTGAATTAATCGCCTTTTTGAATCAATTTTATAAAGATTATCAAATCAAACTGGATCCTGTTTATACTGGAAAGTTAGTTTTTGGTATTTTTGACCTTATAAAGAAAGGATATTTTCCTTCAGATTCTAAAATTCTGGCTATTCACACCGGCGGATTGCAGGGAATTGAAGGAATGAACCAGATGTTGAAAAAGAAAAAAATGCCTCAAATAAATTACTGA
- a CDS encoding glucosaminidase domain-containing protein: MKFSRILFLPLLAFFVFSCGSHKKVVTHKEEHSERHQHETPRVTEEPDEPSAPQDSYAYTVEKYIETYAPIAQEEMKLYHIPASITLAQGILESAAGNSELTRTANNHFGIKCHDWNGEKVYHDDDRRQECFRKYKYARYSFRDHSLFLADRPRYSELFELDADDYKGWAHGLRRAGYATDRHYPDKLIDLIEKYKLYRYDSEVPDSQISSLASNNDRAPQATSTSERHTVVKGDTLYSIAKRYNTTVEEIKRTNGLNDNTISIGQVLSIK; encoded by the coding sequence ATGAAATTCAGCCGAATTCTTTTCCTTCCATTATTAGCCTTTTTCGTGTTTTCCTGCGGAAGCCATAAAAAAGTGGTTACCCATAAAGAAGAACACTCCGAAAGACATCAACATGAAACTCCTCGTGTTACTGAAGAGCCCGATGAACCCTCGGCTCCACAAGATTCATACGCTTATACCGTCGAGAAATATATTGAAACCTACGCGCCAATCGCCCAGGAAGAAATGAAATTATATCATATTCCGGCAAGTATTACCCTTGCACAGGGTATCCTGGAATCTGCTGCCGGGAATTCAGAACTTACCCGGACTGCAAATAATCATTTCGGAATAAAATGTCACGACTGGAATGGCGAAAAGGTCTATCATGACGACGATCGAAGGCAGGAGTGCTTCAGAAAATATAAATACGCCAGATATTCATTTCGGGACCATTCGTTATTTTTGGCAGATCGTCCGCGCTATTCCGAACTTTTTGAGTTAGATGCCGACGATTACAAAGGCTGGGCGCATGGCTTGAGAAGAGCGGGTTATGCAACCGACAGGCATTATCCTGATAAGCTCATCGACCTTATTGAAAAATATAAGTTATACCGTTACGATTCTGAAGTTCCCGATTCACAGATATCTTCTCTTGCAAGTAATAATGATCGCGCACCACAAGCGACTTCAACTTCAGAAAGGCATACGGTTGTAAAAGGCGATACTTTATATTCCATAGCCAAAAGGTATAACACAACAGTCGAAGAAATTAAAAGAACCAATGGCCTTAATGATAATACCATTTCTATCGGCCAGGTTTTAAGTATAAAATAG
- the hemL gene encoding glutamate-1-semialdehyde 2,1-aminomutase: protein MIYKRSSELFKEAQKVIPGGVNSPVRAFKAVGGDPIFIKKAEGAYLFDEDGNKLIEYINSWGPMILGHAHKPVVDAVVERAKQGTSFGTPTGLETKIAELAVKMVPNIDKIRMVNSGTEACMSAVRLARGFTGKEKIIKFAGCYHGHSDSFLIQAGSGAMTFGMPNSPGVTRGTAKDTLLAKYNDLENVKHLVEANKGEIACIILEPVAGNMGCIPPVEGFLEGLRKICDETGILLIFDEVMTGFRLAAGGVQERMGVKADILCFGKVIGGGLPVGAFAARNEIMDYLAPVGPVYQAGTLSGNPLAMAAGYTMLKELHDNPNIFESIDKKTEYLHKGLDKVLKENHVPHSINRIGSMISVHFGEDAVTDFESSAKSASNGMFNKFFHGMLQNGIYLAPSAFETWFISEALTYDDLDKTIEAAGIAAKEL, encoded by the coding sequence ATGATCTATAAAAGAAGCAGTGAACTATTCAAAGAAGCGCAAAAAGTAATTCCGGGAGGTGTTAATTCTCCGGTTCGTGCATTCAAAGCCGTTGGCGGCGATCCAATTTTTATAAAAAAAGCCGAAGGCGCTTATTTGTTTGATGAAGACGGAAATAAATTGATCGAATATATCAATTCCTGGGGACCTATGATCCTTGGCCATGCCCATAAACCTGTTGTTGATGCGGTAGTGGAAAGGGCAAAACAGGGAACTTCATTTGGTACTCCCACCGGGTTGGAAACAAAAATCGCTGAACTGGCGGTTAAAATGGTTCCGAATATCGATAAGATAAGAATGGTGAATTCAGGAACCGAAGCCTGTATGAGCGCGGTTCGGCTCGCCCGTGGTTTTACCGGTAAAGAGAAAATAATAAAATTCGCGGGTTGTTATCATGGGCATAGCGATTCCTTTCTAATCCAGGCAGGAAGTGGAGCAATGACCTTTGGCATGCCTAACAGTCCGGGAGTAACCCGTGGAACGGCAAAAGACACCTTACTGGCAAAATATAACGATCTTGAGAATGTAAAGCATCTGGTCGAAGCCAATAAAGGGGAGATCGCCTGTATCATTTTAGAACCTGTTGCCGGCAATATGGGCTGTATCCCGCCTGTAGAAGGTTTTTTAGAAGGTCTTCGGAAAATTTGTGATGAGACAGGAATTCTTCTCATTTTCGATGAGGTGATGACAGGCTTTCGCCTGGCCGCGGGAGGAGTTCAGGAAAGAATGGGTGTTAAAGCCGATATTCTCTGCTTCGGAAAAGTAATTGGTGGCGGACTTCCCGTCGGGGCTTTTGCCGCACGAAATGAAATTATGGATTATCTCGCTCCTGTTGGGCCGGTTTACCAGGCGGGAACTTTAAGCGGAAATCCGCTGGCAATGGCTGCGGGTTATACCATGCTGAAAGAATTGCACGATAATCCCAATATTTTTGAAAGCATCGATAAAAAGACCGAGTATCTTCATAAAGGCCTTGATAAGGTTTTGAAGGAGAACCATGTTCCGCATAGCATTAATAGAATCGGATCGATGATTTCGGTACATTTTGGGGAAGATGCGGTAACCGATTTTGAATCTTCTGCTAAATCGGCTTCCAATGGGATGTTCAATAAATTTTTCCACGGAATGCTGCAAAACGGAATATACCTCGCGCCGAGCGCATTTGAAACCTGGTTTATCAGTGAGGCGCTTACCTACGACGATCTGGATAAAACTATTGAAGCCGCCGGGATAGCGGCAAAGGAGTTATAA
- a CDS encoding GH3 auxin-responsive promoter family protein, with protein sequence MPIPLVNSIASWFLKKRIHQMELFLKYPSEVQNELLKNLLIKAKSTEFGKRYNFSEINSYETFRERIPIQTYEDYQACIERSRRGEVNIFWPTPIKWFAKSSGTTNAKSKFIPVSQDSLMDCHFAAGKDLLCIYLNNNPQSQMFTGKSLRLGGSKEIYRENGTAYGDLSAILIDNLPFWAEFSSTPSNEVSLMHDWEVKMPAIVNETIDENVTSLAGVPSWMLVLLNNVLETTGHENLFEVWPQLEVYFHGGVSFEPYALQYQKILPQENFRFYEIYNASEGFFACQDQNDQKDLLLMLDYGIFYEFIPMDSYGTEEEQAIPLAEVEVGKNYAVVITTNAGLWRYKVGDTVRFTSTNPYRIRVSGRTKHHINVFGEELIIENAETALKKVSLVTNCEIVDYTVAPIFMKGREKGSHEWMIEFKTPPKDFEKFRNQLDLALQEINSDYEAKRYNNMTLNKPTIHQARENLFYDWLKKHNKVGGQHKVPRLSNSRSYLEELLKMN encoded by the coding sequence ATGCCAATTCCATTAGTAAATTCGATAGCCTCATGGTTTTTAAAGAAGCGCATTCACCAGATGGAATTATTCCTGAAATACCCTTCTGAAGTTCAGAATGAGCTCCTTAAAAATCTGTTGATCAAAGCAAAAAGTACCGAATTTGGCAAAAGATATAACTTCTCAGAAATAAATTCCTACGAGACCTTCCGCGAACGCATTCCTATTCAGACATATGAAGACTATCAGGCTTGTATTGAGCGCAGCCGCCGTGGCGAGGTCAATATTTTCTGGCCAACTCCCATAAAATGGTTCGCAAAATCCAGCGGCACCACAAATGCAAAAAGTAAATTTATTCCCGTTAGCCAGGATTCACTCATGGATTGTCATTTTGCTGCCGGAAAGGACCTACTTTGTATTTATCTAAATAACAATCCGCAATCCCAGATGTTCACGGGTAAAAGTCTGCGTTTAGGTGGCAGCAAGGAGATCTACCGGGAAAATGGCACCGCCTATGGCGACCTCAGTGCGATCCTGATCGATAATTTGCCTTTCTGGGCTGAATTCAGCAGCACACCCAGTAATGAGGTTTCGCTGATGCACGACTGGGAGGTGAAAATGCCCGCAATTGTGAACGAAACCATCGATGAGAATGTGACCAGCCTCGCCGGAGTTCCAAGCTGGATGCTGGTTTTGCTGAATAATGTTCTGGAAACCACCGGTCATGAAAATCTTTTTGAGGTCTGGCCGCAACTGGAGGTTTATTTTCATGGGGGCGTTAGTTTTGAACCCTACGCACTACAGTATCAGAAGATTTTACCACAGGAAAACTTCAGGTTCTATGAGATCTATAATGCTTCGGAAGGTTTCTTCGCTTGCCAGGATCAGAATGATCAGAAAGATTTGCTGCTGATGCTGGATTACGGAATATTCTATGAATTTATTCCTATGGACAGCTACGGAACAGAGGAAGAACAGGCCATTCCGCTTGCCGAAGTTGAAGTAGGCAAAAATTACGCGGTAGTTATCACTACCAATGCCGGCCTCTGGCGATACAAAGTTGGTGATACTGTTAGGTTCACGAGCACTAATCCTTACAGGATAAGGGTTTCAGGAAGAACTAAACATCACATTAATGTTTTTGGCGAAGAGCTCATCATCGAAAATGCGGAAACTGCGCTAAAAAAAGTTTCCCTGGTTACCAATTGCGAAATTGTAGATTATACGGTCGCTCCTATTTTTATGAAAGGAAGAGAAAAAGGGTCTCATGAATGGATGATCGAATTCAAAACTCCGCCGAAAGATTTTGAGAAATTCAGAAATCAGCTTGATCTTGCGCTCCAGGAAATCAACAGTGATTACGAGGCTAAACGATACAACAACATGACCTTAAATAAGCCCACGATTCACCAGGCGCGGGAAAACCTTTTTTACGACTGGCTTAAAAAACACAATAAAGTAGGCGGTCAACATAAAGTTCCGCGGCTTTCTAATTCCAGATCTTATTTGGAAGAACTTTTAAAAATGAATTGA
- a CDS encoding DUF2797 domain-containing protein encodes MRYEGVLKKMLTEITDEVQYYLVFEKDFINLNQLMDKKLSINFLRYQCLNCGLEKKIFRQGYCYDCWSSIPQAGEWIMRPELSKAHLEEEDRDLDFEKRSQLQPHVVYLANSSDVKVGVTRKSQIPTRWIDQGAHEAIEIVEVPNRYLAGITEVALKDHVSDKTNWRKMLTNDVLDLNLAEEREKLKDFLPEEVKPYYLANNEELEIKFPVLEFPTQVKTLNLEKSLFYEGVLKGIKGQYLIFGDGTVFNVRGHEGFVVELKVVV; translated from the coding sequence ATGAGATACGAAGGAGTCTTAAAGAAAATGCTTACCGAAATTACCGACGAGGTCCAGTACTACCTGGTTTTTGAAAAAGATTTTATCAATCTCAATCAGCTGATGGATAAAAAGCTGAGCATCAATTTCCTGCGGTATCAGTGTCTTAATTGCGGACTCGAAAAAAAGATTTTCAGGCAGGGCTACTGTTATGACTGCTGGAGCAGTATTCCTCAGGCCGGGGAGTGGATCATGCGCCCGGAATTGAGCAAAGCACATCTGGAAGAGGAAGATCGGGATCTTGATTTTGAAAAAAGGTCACAGTTACAGCCGCACGTAGTGTATCTGGCCAACTCGAGCGATGTAAAAGTAGGAGTAACCCGGAAATCTCAAATTCCAACCCGCTGGATCGACCAGGGTGCTCATGAGGCCATAGAAATTGTGGAAGTTCCCAACCGGTACCTTGCCGGAATTACCGAAGTCGCATTAAAAGATCATGTGAGCGACAAGACGAACTGGCGAAAAATGCTTACCAATGATGTCCTGGATCTTAACCTGGCAGAAGAGCGCGAGAAATTAAAGGATTTTCTTCCCGAAGAAGTTAAACCATATTATCTGGCGAATAATGAAGAGCTGGAAATAAAATTTCCCGTTCTTGAATTCCCCACGCAGGTTAAAACACTTAATCTCGAAAAAAGCCTTTTTTATGAAGGAGTTTTAAAAGGAATTAAGGGACAGTATCTTATTTTTGGCGATGGAACGGTTTTCAATGTACGTGGGCATGAAGGTTTTGTAGTGGAGCTGAAAGTGGTTGTTTAG
- a CDS encoding AsmA-like C-terminal region-containing protein gives MKKFLKILGIALLTVVILLVAAPFVFETQLKDLLRKSINKNVNAKVEFSDIDLSMFRSFPKATLVIHDLSIINNKPFEGDTLALSDEVVLEMSIKELFKSSDQPKRIDQLKLNNPFINIKVDSLGRNNYDIATKDTTTTSDSTSIFRLDLKHYELNDAHIKYVDQQGKIALNVENLQHQGNGDFSLEKSKLETYSEGLVTLDYDGTNYLNQNKILLDAVFLMDLEQNKYTFLENEARINQLPLTFDGYVDVNENNNELDITFQTPSSDFKNFLAVIPEAYSKNIENVKTEGNFTVNGRIHGIVDETYIPEMDIMIKSKDASFKYPDLPKSVQDISLDIDILNETGLATDTYVNINNVNFRIDQDRFSAQGKLSNITGNTFVNLNVNGTVNLANLSKAYPLDLEQDLNGILTANVQTSFDMNSIEKKQYQNVNSKGTATIRNFSYRSPEIPNEVKVANADLIFNQGTVNVPDLKMSVGKSDIAASGKLENLMGFLFSDQSLKGNFKANSNYFAVSDFKTPNVKEVSTTENDEKKNVPQPSEKDAIKIPSFLDVSMAFNAKKVIYDNMVLNNATGTLVIKDEAVRLENVKTNIFNGSIGLDGIVSTKQEVPTFKMNLDLNQLDISSSFNELDLLQGLAPIAKAIQGKLQSNLSLQGNLDGDLAPILGSLSGQALAQLLTAEVNPAQMQLLAQLDSQLNFIDLSKIDLNNLKTKLTFSNGMVQVDPFDFKIKDITVNVSGSHSFDMSMNYNLKFEVPAKYLGSQVGTALSQLSGETIQNMTVALPVDLTGTFENPKINLNMQQAVNNLTQKIVAQQKQKAENKAIDAINDILKGKRNPNQPFYKTKEDSIKATDSTKTQAPATKKDSVSQEKQIQNAAKNILGGILKNAKKKPDTTKQQ, from the coding sequence ATGAAAAAGTTTCTGAAAATACTTGGGATAGCACTGCTAACAGTGGTCATTTTGCTGGTAGCAGCCCCTTTTGTTTTTGAAACTCAGCTAAAAGACCTGCTTCGAAAAAGCATCAATAAAAATGTGAACGCGAAGGTAGAATTCAGCGATATTGATCTTAGTATGTTCCGCAGTTTTCCAAAGGCTACGCTGGTAATTCATGACCTGAGCATTATTAATAATAAACCTTTTGAAGGAGACACTCTGGCCTTAAGTGATGAGGTGGTCCTGGAGATGTCTATCAAAGAACTTTTTAAAAGCAGCGATCAGCCCAAACGTATTGACCAGTTAAAACTCAATAATCCTTTCATCAATATAAAAGTCGACTCCCTGGGAAGGAATAATTATGATATTGCCACCAAAGATACTACCACTACCTCAGATTCAACTTCGATTTTTCGACTGGATCTGAAGCATTATGAATTGAATGATGCTCATATCAAATATGTAGATCAGCAGGGCAAGATCGCGCTGAATGTGGAAAATCTGCAACATCAGGGCAACGGAGATTTTTCCCTGGAAAAATCAAAATTAGAAACCTATTCAGAAGGTCTCGTCACCCTGGATTATGATGGCACCAACTATTTGAACCAAAATAAGATCTTATTGGATGCGGTATTTCTGATGGATCTGGAGCAAAATAAATACACTTTCCTTGAAAATGAAGCGCGAATTAACCAGTTGCCGCTAACCTTTGATGGTTATGTAGATGTAAATGAAAATAATAATGAGCTCGATATCACTTTCCAGACACCTTCTTCAGATTTTAAGAATTTTCTGGCGGTGATCCCGGAAGCCTATTCTAAAAATATCGAAAATGTCAAAACGGAGGGGAATTTTACAGTTAACGGAAGAATTCACGGAATAGTAGACGAGACCTATATCCCGGAAATGGATATTATGATCAAATCTAAAGACGCTTCCTTTAAATATCCCGATCTTCCAAAAAGTGTCCAGGATATAAGCCTTGATATTGATATTCTAAACGAAACCGGGCTGGCTACAGATACCTATGTAAACATTAACAATGTGAACTTCCGCATCGATCAGGATCGTTTTTCGGCACAGGGAAAACTGAGCAATATTACCGGAAATACTTTTGTCAACCTGAATGTGAACGGTACGGTGAATTTGGCTAATTTGAGCAAGGCATATCCGCTTGACCTGGAACAGGATCTTAATGGAATTCTTACCGCAAATGTGCAAACGAGTTTTGATATGAATTCGATAGAAAAGAAACAATATCAAAACGTCAACAGTAAGGGAACGGCAACAATCAGGAATTTCAGCTATCGTTCCCCCGAAATTCCTAATGAGGTTAAGGTGGCAAATGCCGACTTAATTTTTAACCAGGGAACGGTAAATGTCCCGGATCTTAAAATGAGTGTTGGAAAAAGTGATATTGCTGCTTCGGGAAAACTGGAAAATCTGATGGGATTCTTATTTTCAGATCAAAGCCTGAAGGGAAATTTTAAGGCAAATTCAAATTATTTCGCGGTAAGCGATTTCAAAACTCCAAATGTAAAAGAAGTTTCCACCACCGAAAATGATGAAAAGAAGAATGTTCCTCAGCCTTCAGAAAAAGATGCGATAAAAATTCCTTCGTTCCTTGATGTTAGCATGGCATTTAATGCAAAAAAGGTCATTTATGATAACATGGTTCTAAATAACGCGACCGGAACCCTGGTGATAAAAGATGAAGCCGTTCGCCTTGAAAATGTTAAAACCAATATTTTCAATGGTAGCATTGGCCTTGACGGAATAGTTTCAACCAAACAGGAAGTTCCCACTTTCAAAATGAACCTCGACCTCAACCAGCTGGATATTTCATCCTCTTTTAATGAACTGGATTTATTGCAGGGATTGGCTCCCATCGCAAAAGCCATCCAGGGAAAACTGCAGTCTAATTTAAGCCTTCAGGGAAATCTGGATGGGGACCTGGCTCCTATTTTAGGAAGTCTCAGCGGGCAGGCTCTTGCCCAGTTGTTAACAGCAGAAGTGAATCCTGCACAGATGCAGTTACTGGCACAATTAGATTCCCAGCTTAATTTTATTGATCTCAGCAAAATAGATCTCAATAATTTGAAGACCAAACTTACATTTAGCAACGGAATGGTGCAGGTCGATCCTTTCGATTTTAAAATAAAGGATATCACGGTAAATGTCTCAGGTTCTCACAGTTTCGATATGTCGATGAACTATAACCTTAAATTCGAGGTGCCGGCAAAATACCTCGGTTCACAGGTAGGCACTGCATTAAGTCAGCTTAGCGGAGAAACTATTCAAAATATGACAGTTGCCCTACCGGTAGATTTAACCGGAACTTTCGAAAATCCGAAGATCAATCTTAACATGCAGCAGGCGGTGAATAATCTCACACAAAAAATAGTAGCCCAACAAAAGCAAAAAGCAGAAAACAAGGCCATTGACGCGATCAATGATATTTTAAAAGGAAAAAGAAATCCTAATCAGCCATTTTATAAAACCAAAGAAGATTCCATAAAAGCGACCGATTCTACAAAAACACAGGCTCCTGCCACTAAAAAAGATTCTGTAAGCCAGGAAAAGCAAATCCAAAATGCCGCGAAAAATATTCTGGGAGGTATTTTGAAAAATGCCAAAAAGAAACCTGATACTACCAAACAGCAGTAA